The Streptomyces vinaceus genome contains the following window.
GGCAGCTGGTCGGCCTTCTGGCCGTGCTCGCGGCCGCCCTGGCCGTTGCCCTGGCCGGTGAGGCAGCCGTATCCGCTGCCCTCGCGGCCGGGCAGGCCGAGGGCGAGGGCGAGGTTGATGAAGGCGGCGACGGTGTCGGTGCCCTTGCTGTGCTGTTCGGCGCCGCGCCCGGTCAGGACGTACGCGCGCCGGGCGGCGGCGAGCATCCGTACGGCCTCGCGCTGGTCGCTGACGGGGACGCCGGTGACCTTTTCGACGCGCTCGGGCCACCAGGAGGCGGCGCGCTTCCAGGCCGCTTCGAAGCCGGCCGTGCGCCGGCCGACGTAGTCCCGGTCGGTGTGGCCGTCGACGACGAGGATGTGCATCAGGCCGAGGGCGAGGGCCAGGTCGGTTCCGGGGCGCGGCTGGAGGTGCAGGGCCGCCCGGGCGGCGGTGGGGGTGCGGCGCGGGTCGATGACGATCAGCTGGGCGGCGCCGAGGTGGCGCATCAGCGGGGGCATCGTCTCGGCGGGGTTGGCCCCGGCGAGCAGGACCACCTCCGCGGCGCCGAGGTCGGTGACGGGGAAGGGGAGTCCGCGGTCCAGGCCGAAGGCGGCGTTCCCGGCGGCGGCCGCCGAGGACATGCAGAAGCGGCCGTTGTAGTCGATCTGGCTGGTGCCGAGGGCGAGACGGGCGAACTTGCCGAGCAGGTACGCCTTTTCGTTGGTGAGTCCACCTCCGCCGAACACGCCGACCGCGTCGGGTCCGTGCTCGGCGCGGATCCGGGCGAGGCGGGCCGCCACGGTGTCGAGGGCGGTGTCCCAGTCGGTGGGGCGCAGGGTCCCGCCGGCGTCGCGGACCATCGGGGTCCGGATCCGGTCGGGGGTGGTGAGCAGGGCGGGGGCCGTCCAGCCCTTCTGGCACAGTCCGCCGCCGTTGACGGGGAAGTCGGGGTCGGGCCGGACGTCGGCTCCGCCCGCCGGTTCGTCCCGGCTCAGCAGGGTGCCGCACTGCAGGGCGCAGTAGGGGCAGTGCGTCCGTACGGTCCCGGCGCCGACCGCGTCGGCGCCGGGACCTGGACCGGGGCGGATCCCGTCAGACATGGACGTTCTCCGGGCGGGGGGCGGCGGCCGCCTCAGTGGGCTGCTGCCGCGGGGCGACCGGGGCGCCGGCCCGCTCACGGCGTACGTACACGGTGAGGACGACGGCGGCGCAGAGCGCGTAGTAGGCGAGGAAGGACAGGAAGGCGGGGGCGCCGTCGCTCGCGCCGCCGCTGTAGGCGCCGCGGAAGGCGAGGTTGATGGCGACTCCGCCGAGCGCGCCGATCGCGCCCGAGATGCCGATGGCGGCGCCCGACAGGCGGCGGGCGGCGGCGAAGGCGCGGGTGGCGTCCTCGCCCTGGACGATGCGGGCCTCGGCCTGGCGGGTGAAGGCGGCGGGGATCAGCTTGTAGGTGGAGCCGTTGCCGATGCCGCTGAGGACGAACAGGGCGGTGAATCCGGCGATGAAGAGGGGCAGGGAGTCGCGGGCCGAGGCCAGGAGCAGCACCCCGGTGCCGATGCCCATGCCGGCGAAGGTCATGAGGGTGATGCGGGCGCCGCCGAACCGGTCGGCGAGCCAGCCGCCGAAGGGGCGGGAGAAGGAGCCGAGCAGCGGGCCGAGGAAGGTGTACGAGGCCGCCTGGAGCGGGGTGGAGCCGAACTGGGTCTGCAGGACCAGGCCGAAGGCGAAGCCGTATCCGATGAACGAGCCGAAGGTGCCGATGTACAGGAGCGAGATCAGCCAGGTGTCGCGCTGGGCGAGCGCCTCGCGCTGGGCGCCCGGGTCGGTCCGTACGGTCGCGATGTTGTCCATCTTCAGCGCGCAGACGACGGAGACGACCGCGATGAGCGGCAGGTAGAAGGCGGCGATGTACGCGGGGTGGGTGTCGCCCGCGGTGGAGATGACGAGCAGGCCCAGCAGCTGGACGGCGGCGACGCCGAGGTTGCCGCCGCCCGCGTTGAGACCGAGGGCCCAGCCCTGGTGGCGGCGCGGGAAGAAGCCGGTGATGTTGGTCATGGAGGAGGCGAAGTTGCCGCCTCCGACCCCGCCGACCGCGCTGATCAGCAGGAACACCCACAGCGGGGTGCCGGGGCGCTGGATGAAGACCACGGTGAGCGTGGCGGGGACCAGCAGGATCGCCGAGGCGAAGACGGTCCAGTTGCGGCCGCCGAAGCGGGTGACGGCGTAGCTGTACGAGGGGCGCAGGAGGGCGCCGACGAGCGTGGGGGTGACGACGAGGAGGAACTTCTCGTCGGGTGCGAAGCCGAGTCCGATCCTGGGCGTCATGAACAGCACCAGGACCGACCACATGCTCCAGACGGAGAAGCCGATGTGCTCGGAGACGACGGACAGGTAGAGGTTGCGCCGGGCGATGCGCTTGCCGCCCCGCTCCCAGAACTGCTCGTCCTCGGCGTCCCAGTCCTCGATCCAGCGCCCCTTGGCGGATCGCGTGGCTGCTCTCGCGGCACTCATGACCTGGTTTCTCCCTTGTCTGTCAGGCGGTTGATCCGGGTGGTGGCGACTGCGGGTCCGGCTGGGGTACGCCGGCCAGCGCGCGGTCGACGAGGGCGCCGGCGGCGCCGCTGTACCCGGCCGGGTCGCACAGCCGGGCGATCTCGTCCCGGTCCAGTCCGTGGCCGGACATCGCGGCGAGCACGGTGCCCAGGGGCTGCCCGCCGTCCGCGGCGGCGGTCGAGGCCTCGGTCAGCAGCTGCTTGGCGGCGGCCTTGCCCAGGTGCGGGGCGAGGCGGGCCGCGATGCGCTCGGAGACCACCTGGCCGCCGGTGAGGTCGAGGTTCTCGCGCATCCGCCCGGGCCGGACCTCCAGTCCCTCGGCGAGTTCGACGGCGGTGTGGGCGGCTCCGCCGGCCAGCCGCAGGCATTCGCGCAGCAGCTGCCATTCGGCGTGCCAGACGCCGGCGGCCCGCTCGTCCTCGGTGACCAGGCACTGGGTCAGTCCGGCGGCGATCACCGGGACCTGGAGGGCGGCCGCGCGGATCAGCGTGGCGAGCACCGGGTTGCGCTTGTGCGGCATGGCGGAGGAGCTGCCGCGGCCCGCCGCGGTGGGTTCGGCGACCTCGCCCACCTCCGTGCGGGTCAGCGCCTGCACGTCGACCGCGATCTTGCCGAGGGCGCCGGCGGTGAAGGCCAGCGCGGCGGCGAGATCGGCGAACGGGGTGCGCAGCGCGTGCCAGGGCAGCACGGGTCGGGCCAGTCCGGTCTCGGCGGCGAAGGCGTCGACGAGACGGTCGAGATAGGGGTTCTCGGTGTCGGCCGCCACCTCGGGGCGGTCGATGTCGGCGTATTCGAGGTAGCCGGCGAGCGTGCCGGCGGCCCCGCCGAGCGAGACGGGCAGTCCCTCGTCCAGGACGCGGGCGAGCCGGGCGTCGGCGTCGAGGACGAGGGCCCGCCAGCCCGCGGCCTTGAGGCCGAAGGTCGTGGGTACGGCGTGCAGGGCCAGGGTGCGGCCCGGCATCAGGGTGTCGCGGTGGGTGCGGGCGAGGCCCGCCAGGGCCTGCGCGGTCCGGGCGAGGTCCGCCCGGATCAGGCGCAGGGCCCTGGCGGCCACCAGCATGGCGCCGGTGTCGAAGATGTCCTGGCTGGTGGAGCCCCGGTGGACGTAGTCCGCGGCCTTCGGGTCGATGGCGCGGACCTGCGCGGTGAGGGCCTGGACCAGGCCCACCACCGGGTTCGCGGTCTCCCGCGAGGCGAGCGCGAGGGCCCTCAGGTCGAACCGCTCGGCCCGGGCGGCTTCGGTGATGGCGGCCGCGGCTTCCTCCGGGAGGGTGCCGAGGCCCGCCTGGGCCCGGGCCAGGGCGGCCTCGGCGTCGAGCATGGCCTGGAGCCACGCCCGGTCGCCGACGGCCGCCTCGACCGCGGTGCCGGCCCGTACCGGAGACAGCAGGCCGGCGTCCTCGAGAAGGCCCTCGCCGGTCATACGATCACGCCGGGCAGGGTGTCGTCGGCGGGCTGGTCGGCCACCGCGCGGATCCCCGCCGGCAGACTCGCCACCGGAGGCAGGGCCAGGACGGCTCGGGCGATCGCGTCGGAGTCGCCGAGCGTCACCGAGTCCACGCCGGGCCGGATGCCGGCCGCCGTGACCCAGTGGACGGACTCGGTCGGCACCCCGTAGGCGAAGCGGCGCGCGTGGGCGGTGCCGCGGGCGTCGATGAGCCGGTACGGGCGCTCGGTGACCGCGAGGCCGCCGGTCTGGTAGCCGCCCTGCTCGCCCGAGATGACGTACGGCTTGGCCTGGTCCGTGTCCAGCAGGTGCTGGAGCAGCGGGTCGGAGGTGCGCCGCAGGTCGGGCTCGGGCAGCCGGGACTCGATGAGCACCTGCGCCCTGATCTGCGGGCCCGGCACGGACGTGGACGCGGCCACGAACGTCTGGGCGTCGGTGTCGATGCGGACCTGGGTGCCGGGGCCGGTGACCGTCAGGATGCCCGCCTCGATGAGGGCGATCATCTCCTCGATGCGGGTGGCCGGCGGACCGATGGAGAGGAAGCCGTTGAGCGGGGTGTACCAGCCCTCCAGGTCGTCGCGGTGCGAGTCGCCGTCGAGGCCGCCGTGGTCGACGGCGAGCCGGACCTCGTTGCGCAGGTCGCGCAGGACGTCCAGGGCGGACTTGACCGGGCCGCTCAGATTGCCCTGGCGGGCGGCGGCGACGTCGGCCGCGAGGTACTCCACCAGCCATGCCTGGAAGTCGTCGCGGTCGGCGAACTGCCGGTCGCCGTAGGGGACGGAGAGCTTCTCCCAGCTCCAGTGCTGCTCCTCGGGGATGTCGTACTCGGCGAGCAGCCAGGAGCGGCCCTCGGCGTCCTCGGTCTCCAGGTACCGCTCGGTGAACGCCTCGCGCTCCTCGGGCCGGCCGTTGGCGGCGAGCAGGGCGCCGTAGTAGACGCTCTCGACCTCCAGGGAGATGAAGGGCCACAGGTCTTCCTTGAAGGTGACCTTGCCGCCGGCCGCGGCGCGCTCGCGCAGGGCGCGCACGTAGTCCGGGGTCAGCAGCTTGGGGAAGTAGCGCCCGTACGCGCCCTTCTCGTTGTCGCCGCGGGCGTGGTACGGGATGCCGCGCCGCGAGAAGGCGTACAGGCGGGGCTCCTGCCCGGACGGCTGGTAGGTGAGCTTGCCGTCCTCGTCGCGGACGAAGGTGCCGCCGCGGCCGTGGCTGAACAGCGCCATGTAGTCGAAGAAGTTCAGGCCGAGGCCGCGGACGAGCACCGTCTGGCCGGGCTTGATCGCCGCGAGGTCCTTGTCGGCGGGGTTGCCCGGCGTCAGGTAGGTCAGGTAGTGGATGCGCGCCAGGGATGCGGTGCGCGCCTCGCGCGGGGTCAGCCGGGCGGGGACGTGACCCTGGGCCAGGATGATGGCGTCGAGGTCGTTGAGGCGGGTGCCGTCCTGGAGCCGGACGCCCTGCGGGCCGCCGGAGATGCCGAGGGTGTCGGCGATGGCCACGGCGCGCGAGCGGTGGACGTGGACGGTGACGTGCTTGGGGGCGCCGACGATGACGCGCTGGAAGCACTCGCTGAGGTAGTTGCCGTAGAAGGCGCGGGTGGGGTAGGTGTCCGGGCCCATGGCCGCGGCCTCTGCGAGGGTGCCCTCGTCGTAGTCGCCGAACTGGCCCAGTACCGAGAGGGACTTGGCCCACTCGAACAGGGTCGGCCCGGGCTCGATCGGACCGTCGATCTTGCAGCTGTCGTCGGTGTAGACGGTGATCTGGCAGGCGACGGTGTTCATCAGCAGGTGGCGGGACTGGCCGGAGCGCCAGACCTGGCCGGCGCCGGGCGCGGCCGGGTCCACGACGTGGATGGCCACCGAGTCGTGGACGGGGTTCTCCCGCTCGTTGGCGACCAGGCGCTCGACGACGGACAGGCCTCGGGGACCTGCGCCGACGACGGCTATCTCAACGGACGAGCTGCTCATGCGTGTTCTCCGATGCTGTGGGGATGCAGGGTGGGAGCCGGATCTGCGCGGAGGTGGGCCGGGCGCGGTGGCGCCCCGGGGCTCACCGGGGGCACTCAGGCGGCGTCTGCTTCGACCTCGGTTCCGGTTTCGGCTGCGCCTTCGCCCGCGCCGTCCGACCCGCCGGCGACCAGCCGGGCGAGTTCGAGGCGCTTGATCTTGGTGGTGGCGGTCTGCGGGACGTCCTGGAGACGCCACTGGACCGGCGCGGCCAGCTTCGGCAGCCCGATGACCGCGGACTTCCACGCGATCAGGTCGAGCGGCTTGTCGTCGCGCGTGCAGACGACGGGGACCGGGACGCCGTCGGCGCCGGGGATGATGATGACCTCGATCAGCTCGTGGAGCCGGGTGAAGAGCTTGTCCTCGATCTCCAGGGTCGAGCCGATGCCCGGGATCTCGTCGACCTCGCGGTCGAGCAGGTGCAGGCAGCCCCACTTGGTGCGGTAGCCGAGGTCACCCATGCGCCACCAGCCGTCGTTCACCTGCTTCTCCCAGCGCTCGTGCTCGGAGTGGTAGGTGATGATGCGGCCGTCGGACTTGATCTCGATGAAGCCGGGGTTCGTCTTGGTGACGGGGTTGCCGTCGCGGCTGACGACGCGGACGCCGGTCATGCCGGGGAAGGGGGAGCCGACGCAGCGGCCGTCGAAGTCGGCGCCGCCCTTGCGGGTGTAGGTGCGGGCCGCGATGGGGCCGACCTCGCTCTGGCCGTAGGCCTGGGCGAAGAGCGCGTTCTTCCGCTTGCTCGCCTTGAGCAGGATGCTGACCGTGCGCGGGTGGATCGCGTCGAAGGTCGAGCTGAAGTACTTGACGTTGGCGAGGGGGCCGCGGGGGTCCTCGGCCAGCGCCTCCCAGCGCAGGAACGTGTTGGGGTGGGCCTCGATGAACCCGGGCGGGACCTGGGCGAAGATGTCGCCGACGGTCTCCGGGTCGTCCTCCTTGAGCACGATCAGGGTGTGGCCCTGGAGGATCGAGATCGGCATGGCCGTGAACATCCGGGAGTGGACGAACGACACGTGGACCGCGACCGGTTCGCGCTTGGGGACGGCCGAGAAGACCGTGGCCTGCGGTCGGTAGCGGGCCTCGAAGGTGTGGCCGGTGTGGACGGCGAGCTTCGGGGTACCGGTGGTGCCCGAGGTGTGCGTGATCAGGGTGGGGTGGTCCGGCGGCATCGGGATGGCCGGGACGCGGGTGACACCGGCGAGCGAGGCCAGTTCGGTGGCCTGGTCGTAGGAACCCTTGGTCAGCAGCACCGCGGCCGTGATGTCGAAGATCTCGGCCGGCAGGTTGTCCTCAAGCTTTTCCTGGTCGGTGATCAGGAAGGGCTGGTCGATGCGGCGTACGAGCGTCGCGACCGTCTCGCCGTCCAGCTTGGGGGACAGCAGGGCCGGGATCGCGCCGATGCGGGCGATCGCGCAGGCCAGCAGCGAGATGTCGAAGCCGTCGGACTTGTGCACGACGACGTGGTGGTTGGGCCGTACGCCGACCGACCACAGGCGGGAGGCGAAGTCGTCGATCAGGTCCGCGAGTTCGGTGAAGGTGGGGCGGCGCCCGAGCTGCGGGGCGATGTCCAGGTCGTGGTCCATGACCACGAGGCCCGCGGGGGTGCGGGCGGCCGCTCGGTCGAAGAGCGTACCCAGCCGGATGCCCTTGTTTCCTATGCGCTGGAGAAGCATGGCCTCGTTCTCTCAAGAGTGTCTTCGATGGCGTACGGGGAGTGGGCCGGCACCGGGAGGGAAGCCGGTGCCGGCGTCCGGGTGCGGCAACGCGGGCTCAGCGGCCTTCGACGACGTCGCGGATGCGGGCGAGGGTGGCGTCGAGGTCGCCGACGAGCTTCTCGGTCCAGTCCGTGATGAACTGCTTGCGCTGGACCTCGTCCAGGTCGGCGACGATCTTGTGGATGCCGGCGGTGGCCTTGCCCATCCGGAAGTGGTGCACGAGGACCGAGCCCTGCTGCGCCGGCTCGATGTCGAAGCCCCAGATGGACTCCTGGTCCTCCTGGGCGTGGGTCAGCATCATCCAGCGGAAGGTGCGGCCGGGCTCGGCCGCCGTGACGCGGGCCTCGGTGTACCAGGTGCCGCGGACCAGCGGGGCCCAGCCGACGACGTCCTCGGCGCGCAGGTTCTCGCCGCGGAAAATCGCACCGACGGTGGAGGGTTCGCCTGAAATCCACTCGCCGCCCATGCATTCCGGGCTCCACTCGGCGCTCCGGGTCAGGTCGCTGACGACGTCGTAGATCTCCTGCGCAGTGGCCGCGACGGGAATGTCCGCGCGAACCTCGAAAAGCGGGGTCGAGTCGATGATGGAGTTCGTCATGGCTGAAATAATGCTGCTCGCCCAATCACCGCTCAAGACGCTTATCACGGGTCCATCAGGTCTTTTACCCGTGTATTACGCAACAAAAATAAAGACATGCGGGAACGGCGCTGCGACAAAAATTCCGCAGCGCCGCCGGCAGTTTTTTCCCGCAGCTTTTTCCGTCAGGAACGCGCGCGCAGTACCAGCTTTCCCGTCACCTTGCCCTCGTCCAGCAGGCGGTGCGCCTCGGCCGCCGCCGACAGCGGCAGCACCTCGGTGCCGCGCGGCCGCAGCAGTCCGGCCGCCGTCAGCTTGTTGACGTGGGCGGCGGCGGCGGCGAGCCGGCCAGCGGTGGCGTGCGAGATCGCGAAGCCGCGGACCGAACAGTCCTTGAGGTA
Protein-coding sequences here:
- a CDS encoding MFS transporter, with the protein product MSAARAATRSAKGRWIEDWDAEDEQFWERGGKRIARRNLYLSVVSEHIGFSVWSMWSVLVLFMTPRIGLGFAPDEKFLLVVTPTLVGALLRPSYSYAVTRFGGRNWTVFASAILLVPATLTVVFIQRPGTPLWVFLLISAVGGVGGGNFASSMTNITGFFPRRHQGWALGLNAGGGNLGVAAVQLLGLLVISTAGDTHPAYIAAFYLPLIAVVSVVCALKMDNIATVRTDPGAQREALAQRDTWLISLLYIGTFGSFIGYGFAFGLVLQTQFGSTPLQAASYTFLGPLLGSFSRPFGGWLADRFGGARITLMTFAGMGIGTGVLLLASARDSLPLFIAGFTALFVLSGIGNGSTYKLIPAAFTRQAEARIVQGEDATRAFAAARRLSGAAIGISGAIGALGGVAINLAFRGAYSGGASDGAPAFLSFLAYYALCAAVVLTVYVRRERAGAPVAPRQQPTEAAAAPRPENVHV
- the pcaB gene encoding 3-carboxy-cis,cis-muconate cycloisomerase, coding for MTGEGLLEDAGLLSPVRAGTAVEAAVGDRAWLQAMLDAEAALARAQAGLGTLPEEAAAAITEAARAERFDLRALALASRETANPVVGLVQALTAQVRAIDPKAADYVHRGSTSQDIFDTGAMLVAARALRLIRADLARTAQALAGLARTHRDTLMPGRTLALHAVPTTFGLKAAGWRALVLDADARLARVLDEGLPVSLGGAAGTLAGYLEYADIDRPEVAADTENPYLDRLVDAFAAETGLARPVLPWHALRTPFADLAAALAFTAGALGKIAVDVQALTRTEVGEVAEPTAAGRGSSSAMPHKRNPVLATLIRAAALQVPVIAAGLTQCLVTEDERAAGVWHAEWQLLRECLRLAGGAAHTAVELAEGLEVRPGRMRENLDLTGGQVVSERIAARLAPHLGKAAAKQLLTEASTAAADGGQPLGTVLAAMSGHGLDRDEIARLCDPAGYSGAAGALVDRALAGVPQPDPQSPPPGSTA
- a CDS encoding FAD/NAD(P)-binding protein; this encodes MSSSSVEIAVVGAGPRGLSVVERLVANERENPVHDSVAIHVVDPAAPGAGQVWRSGQSRHLLMNTVACQITVYTDDSCKIDGPIEPGPTLFEWAKSLSVLGQFGDYDEGTLAEAAAMGPDTYPTRAFYGNYLSECFQRVIVGAPKHVTVHVHRSRAVAIADTLGISGGPQGVRLQDGTRLNDLDAIILAQGHVPARLTPREARTASLARIHYLTYLTPGNPADKDLAAIKPGQTVLVRGLGLNFFDYMALFSHGRGGTFVRDEDGKLTYQPSGQEPRLYAFSRRGIPYHARGDNEKGAYGRYFPKLLTPDYVRALRERAAAGGKVTFKEDLWPFISLEVESVYYGALLAANGRPEEREAFTERYLETEDAEGRSWLLAEYDIPEEQHWSWEKLSVPYGDRQFADRDDFQAWLVEYLAADVAAARQGNLSGPVKSALDVLRDLRNEVRLAVDHGGLDGDSHRDDLEGWYTPLNGFLSIGPPATRIEEMIALIEAGILTVTGPGTQVRIDTDAQTFVAASTSVPGPQIRAQVLIESRLPEPDLRRTSDPLLQHLLDTDQAKPYVISGEQGGYQTGGLAVTERPYRLIDARGTAHARRFAYGVPTESVHWVTAAGIRPGVDSVTLGDSDAIARAVLALPPVASLPAGIRAVADQPADDTLPGVIV
- a CDS encoding class I adenylate-forming enzyme family protein, with translation MLLQRIGNKGIRLGTLFDRAAARTPAGLVVMDHDLDIAPQLGRRPTFTELADLIDDFASRLWSVGVRPNHHVVVHKSDGFDISLLACAIARIGAIPALLSPKLDGETVATLVRRIDQPFLITDQEKLEDNLPAEIFDITAAVLLTKGSYDQATELASLAGVTRVPAIPMPPDHPTLITHTSGTTGTPKLAVHTGHTFEARYRPQATVFSAVPKREPVAVHVSFVHSRMFTAMPISILQGHTLIVLKEDDPETVGDIFAQVPPGFIEAHPNTFLRWEALAEDPRGPLANVKYFSSTFDAIHPRTVSILLKASKRKNALFAQAYGQSEVGPIAARTYTRKGGADFDGRCVGSPFPGMTGVRVVSRDGNPVTKTNPGFIEIKSDGRIITYHSEHERWEKQVNDGWWRMGDLGYRTKWGCLHLLDREVDEIPGIGSTLEIEDKLFTRLHELIEVIIIPGADGVPVPVVCTRDDKPLDLIAWKSAVIGLPKLAAPVQWRLQDVPQTATTKIKRLELARLVAGGSDGAGEGAAETGTEVEADAA
- a CDS encoding SRPBCC family protein, which codes for MTNSIIDSTPLFEVRADIPVAATAQEIYDVVSDLTRSAEWSPECMGGEWISGEPSTVGAIFRGENLRAEDVVGWAPLVRGTWYTEARVTAAEPGRTFRWMMLTHAQEDQESIWGFDIEPAQQGSVLVHHFRMGKATAGIHKIVADLDEVQRKQFITDWTEKLVGDLDATLARIRDVVEGR